A genome region from Aurantiacibacter sp. MUD61 includes the following:
- a CDS encoding EF-hand domain-containing protein produces MNRILLGAFGALLLATLGLFWMQGRAQVEEAAPPPDPDAEQASDEPEGLPTADVADLEGPAPPEASELTREQRRFFRYDRNRDLKITRNEMLSTRTDAFRRLDTDGNNLLTFEEWAITTSTRFEEMDGDGDNELTQAEFATSAPAPRRSSRPRCNC; encoded by the coding sequence ATGAACCGCATCCTGCTTGGCGCTTTCGGTGCATTATTGCTCGCAACACTCGGCCTGTTCTGGATGCAGGGCAGGGCGCAGGTCGAAGAGGCCGCGCCACCGCCAGATCCCGATGCGGAGCAGGCGAGTGACGAGCCGGAGGGCCTGCCTACGGCCGATGTCGCCGATCTGGAAGGCCCAGCCCCTCCTGAGGCAAGTGAATTGACGCGCGAGCAGCGGCGGTTCTTTCGCTACGATCGCAACCGCGATCTGAAGATCACGCGAAATGAAATGCTTTCGACGCGAACCGATGCGTTCCGCCGGCTCGATACCGATGGCAACAATCTGCTGACGTTCGAAGAGTGGGCGATCACCACTTCCACCCGGTTCGAGGAGATGGACGGTGATGGCGACAATGAGCTGACACAGGCCGAATTCGCCACCAGCGCACCCGCGCCGCGCCGCTCGTCACGCCCGCGTTGCAATTGTTAA